One region of Vanessa cardui chromosome 20, ilVanCard2.1, whole genome shotgun sequence genomic DNA includes:
- the LOC124538508 gene encoding centrosomal and chromosomal factor produces MTGYARGEADFAAADRFGRDARPASLAPKDYSVPLHVDCSIEYELPDCAKPPQGVKIEPLLMIHPSHFRRLESLRRVPFVNNLPRGDVASAAGAAATASAAAPDARARGRAVRRCCRAAPAPPAPPPQPAQAQRARAPEDARRYRFEYAPEGGGKLAARARLKPHPYLPPEALDCDIARALPPAAHYERFDKRALQQLPIYM; encoded by the coding sequence ATGACGGGCTACGCCCGCGGCGAGGCCGACTTCGCCGCCGCCGACCGCTTCGGACGGGACGCGCGGCCCGCCTCGCTCGCCCCCAAGGATTACTCGGTGCCTTTACACGTAGACTGCAGTATCGAATACGAGCTTCCCGATTGTGCCAAGCCACCGCAGGGCGTCAAGATCGAGCCGCTGCTCATGATTCACCCGTCGCACTTCCGGAGGCTCGAGAGCCTCAGGCGGGTGCCGTTCGTCAACAACCTTCCCCGAGGAGATGTAGCCAGCGCAGCAGGAGCCGCGGCTACAGCCTCGGCGGCCGCTCCAGACGCGAGAGCGCGAGGCAGAGCGGTCCGACGCTGCTGCCGAGCGGCACCAGCCCCGCCGGCGCCGCCGCCACAGCCTGCCCAGGCGCAACGCGCCCGAGCCCCTGAGGACGCTCGGCGGTACCGGTTCGAGTACGCGCCTGAGGGCGGCGGCAAGCTCGCAGCACGAGCTCGACTCAAGCCTCACCCGTACCTGCCGCCAGAAGCGCTCGACTGTGATATAGCGCGCGCGCTGCCGCCCGCCGCGCACTACGAGCGCTTCGACAAGCGGGCGCTGCAACAGCTGCCGATCTACATGTAG